The Diadema setosum chromosome 4, eeDiaSeto1, whole genome shotgun sequence genome window below encodes:
- the LOC140227204 gene encoding uncharacterized protein: MATFHQISSQNLECPICLTLFNQPKSLTCSHTFCKDCLESIVQTQPNQQTVACPICRKETPLPSGDVSKLQTNVPLNSLVDEVKIKNPTCTVCEKDEKPPAVSYCQDCGKYMCKSCETNHLGWKPFSNHEVVPVDDVLSGKVPIKRRRKCEKHPSADEDCFCTHCREYFCITCGTVDHMQKGHPLEKAVVHEENLMTNIEELQKKAKSKKTTIGNHIKFIETQRNKITIMLRKLNDDIDKTYEEYMQLLSARRETLKCQVKRWSEKFEKELNVMEEESHQAIRQMNAMEELVINGVKVPLGKDALYAHDTLCENLKSFLGRDDPDDQSPRGVTERAQKISFLRHIKVNELCLGELKSWDVKAYKELPSKDSMNCVTCAPGGKMAVGLGKGGIHLYSSDGELQQSVLKDVSINEIGFLSDGRSVVRNTSNKTRTISLYTPQWEKLDVAFETMCFSDGGFGGLTVDRDDNIYVGDWDLKKIQVFTQKGGKAVRIITCVVYSPEQLFFFHTMEKLILAGSSAVVCLDDQGKKENVLMKKGVDPFPAVCRDESVIVAWVKREEGLVSIDRYTRDLEHVRNIITDFKMQSKRFWYYLQEFESGEIAFCTQDRLYIFGVKCEM, encoded by the coding sequence ATGGCAACGTTTCATCAAATCAGCAGCCAGAATCTGGAGTGTCCTATCTGTCTGACACTTTTCAACCAACCCAAATCACTGACATGTTCTCACACCTTCTGCAAAGACTGTCTGGAAAGTATTGTTCAAACTCAACCAAACCAACAAACTGTAGCATGCCCTATATGCAGGAAAGAAACACCCCTACCCAGTGGAGATGTGAGTAAGTTACAAACAAACGTACCCTTGAATTCTCTCGTGGACGAAGTGAAAATCAAGAATCCAACATGCACAGTTTGTGAGAAGGACGAAAAGCCGCCAGCTGTGTCCTACTGCCAGGACTGTGGGAAATATATGTGTAAATCGTGTGAGACAAACCACCTTGGATGGAAACCGTTCTCAAACCATGAAGTGGTGCCCGTGGATGACGTGCTCTCGGGAAAAGTTCCGATTAAAAGGCGACGGAAATGTGAGAAACACCCCAGCGCTGATGAAGATTGTTTCTGTACCCATTGTCGAGAGTATTTCTGCATTACGTGTGGGACTGTCGACCACATGCAAAAGGGTCATCCGCTTGAAAAGGCAGTGGTCCATGAGGAAAACTTGATGACAAATATCGAGGAGTTACAAAAGAaggcaaaatcaaagaaaactaCCATTGGAAATCACATCAAATTCATTGAGACACAACGAAATAAGATAACAATCATGCTGAGAAAGCTCAATGATGACATCGACAAGACGTACGAGGAATACATGCAACTGTTGTCAGCCAGAAGAGAGACCCTGAAATGTCAAGTGAAACGATGGTCTGAAAAATTCGAGAAGGAATTAAATGTCATGGAGGAAGAGAGTCACCAAGCAATTCGTCAAATGAACGCAATGGAAGAGCTGGTAATTAACGGTGTGAAAGTACCGCTAGGGAAAGACGCCTTGTATGCCCACGACACGCTGTGTGAGAACTTGAAGAGCTTTCTGGGACGAGATGATCCTGACGACCAATCACCGAGAGGTGTGACTGAACGAGCTCAGAAGATTTCATTCCTTAGACACATAAAGGTCAATGAACTCTGTCTTGGAGAGCTGAAGAGTTGGGATGTCAAGGCATACAAAGAGCTCCCAAGCAAAGACAGCATGAACTGTGTGACTTGTGCACCAGGGGGTAAGATGGCGGTTGGATTGGGGAAAGGTGGAATTCATCTCTACTCCTCTGATGGTGAGTTACAGCAATCCGTGCTGAAGGATGTCAGTATCAATGAAATTGGATTCCTGTCTGATGGCCGAAGTGTTGTACGTAATACAAGCAACAAAACACGTACTATATCCCTCTACACTCCACAGTGGGAGAAGCTTGACGTAGCCTTCGAGACAATGTGTTTCAGTGACGGAGGGTTTGGTGGACTCACTGTGGATAGAGATGATAATATCTACGTGGGTGATTGGGACCTCAAGAAGATCCAGGTATTCACCCAAAAGGGTGGTAAGGCAGTCAGGATTATAACATGTGTCGTATATTCACCTGAGCAATTATTCTTTTTTCACACCATGGAGAAACTGATTCTGGCAGGCTCATCAGCTGTCGTGTGCCTCGATGATCAGGGGAAGAAGGAAAATGTCTTGATGAAGAAGGGTGTAGATCCCTTCCCAGCTGTTTGTCGAGATGAATCGGTCATTGTAGCCTGGGTGAAACGCGAGGAGGGTCTCGTCAGTATCGATCGATACACGAGAGATTTGGAGCACGTGCGCAATATCATCACTGATTTTAAAATGCAATCAAAAAGATTTTGGTACTATCTACAAGAGTTTGAGAGTGGTGAGATAGCTTTCTGCACTCAAGATAGACTTTACATTTTTGGTGTGAAATGTGAAATGTAA
- the LOC140227194 gene encoding uncharacterized protein — MFSHILQRLSGKYLSNSAKPTNYNMPCMREETPLPSRVGELKTNVPLTSLVDEVKTKSPTCTVCKMDEKPLAVSYCQDCGKYMCKSCDSKHSSWAPFSTHTVVAMSKILSGKVPIKRRRKCKKHPNDDEECFCTGCREYVCLRCVMLRHSQAGHQIEEAAIHEEKLMENIKELQERAKSKKTTIENYIDFIETQRNEITNMMRQLNNDIDKTYKECMKLLSDRREALKCHVKRLSEKFEKELQTMEEESRQTVNHVNAMEELVTNGMKVPLEKDALFAHDTLCENLKSLLGRDDPDDQSPRGVTERAQKISFRRYVKVNELSLGELKSWDVKADIELPTTRSMECMTLAPDGKMAVGSDDGIHLYSPDGELQQTVLNDVSVDNIGFLSDGRSVVRDVLVYKEMSLYTPQWEKLDVTFETMSYDDGGIGGLTVDRDDNIYVGHNKTDKIQVFTPQGGKAVREIMCDDYSPWQLFSFPSTGKLMVTDDTAVVCIDGNGKKENVLGKEGTTAWPAVCRDDSVIVAWVKDEQGLVSIDRYTKDLEHVRNIITDFKTQISEIGWYYLQEFESGEIAFCTPDRLYIFDV; from the coding sequence ATGTTCTCACACATTCTGCAAAGACTGTCTGGAAAGTATCTTTCAAACTCAGCCAAACCAACAAACTATAACATGCCCTGTATGCGGGAAGAAACGCCCCTGCCCAGCAGAGTGGGTGAGTTAAAAACAAACGTACCGTTGACTTCTCTTGTGGACGAGGTGAAAACAAAGAGCCCAACGTGCACAGTTTGTAAGATGGACGAAAAGCCACTAGCTGTGTCCTACTGCCAGGACTGTGGGAAATATATGTGTAAGTCATGTGACTCAAAACATTCAAGCTGGGCACCATTTTCCACTCACACAGTGGTAGCCATGAGTAAGATACTTTCAGGAAAAGTTCCGATTAAGAGGAGACGGAAGTGTAAGAAACATCCTAATGATGATGAGGAGTGTTTCTGTACCGGATGTCGGGAGTACGTCTGCTTAAGATGCGTTATGTTAAGACACTCACAAGCAGGGCATCAGATCGAAGAGGCAGCTATCCATGAGGAGAAATTGATGGAAAATATCAAGGAGTTACAAGAAAgggcaaaatcaaagaaaacaactaTTGAAAATTATATCGATTTCATAGAGACACAACGGAACGAAATAACAAACATGATGAGACAGCTAAACAATGACATCGACAAGACGTACAAGGAATGCATGAAACTATTGTCAGACAGGAGAGAGGCGCTGAAATGTCACGTGAAACGATTGTCTGAAAAGTTCGAGAAGGAATTACAAACCATGGAAGAAGAGAGTCGCCAAACAGTCAATCACGTGAACGCTATGGAAGAGCTGGTAACTAACGGTATGAAGGTACCCCTAGAGAAAGACGCCTTGTTTGCACACGACACGCTGTGTGAGAACTTGAAGAGCTTATTGGGACGAGATGATCCTGACGACCAATCACCGAGAGGTGTGACAGAACGAGCTCAGAAGATTTCATTCCGTAGATACGtgaaggtcaatgaacttagtCTAGGAGAGCTGAAGAGCTGGGATGTCAAAGCAGACATAGAGCTCCCTACCACACGCAGCATGGAGTGTATGACCCTTGCACCAGACGGGAAGATGGCGGTTGGATCGGATGACGGAATCCATCTCTACTCCCCTGATGGCGAGTTACAGCAGACCGTGCTTAATGATGTCAGTGTAGATAACATTGGATTCTTGTCTGATGGTCGAAGTGTTGTACGTGATGTACTGGTATACAAAGAGATGTCACTCTACACTCCTCAGTGGGAGAAGCTTGACGTCACGTTTGAGACAATGAGTTATGATGACGGAGGGATTGGTGGTCTCACTGTGGATAGAGATGACAATATCTACGTGGGTCATAACAAAACCGACAAGATCCAGGTATTTACCCCACAGGGTGGTAAGGCAGTCAGGGAAATAATGTGTGATGACTATTCGCCTTGGCAATTATTCTCCTTTCCATCAACGGGGAAACTGATGGTAACAGATGATACTGCTGTCGTGTGCATCGACGGTAATGGGAAGAAGGAGAATGTCTTGGGGAAGGAGGGTACGACAGCCTGGCCAGCTGTTTGTCGAGATGATTCGGTCATTGTAGCCTGGGTGAAGGACGAGCAGGGGCTTGTCAGTATCGATCGATACACGAAAGATTTGGAGCACGTGCGCAATATCATCACTGATTTCAAAACACAAATATCAGAAATAGGTTGGTACTATCTACAAGAGTTTGAGAGTGGTGAGATAGCTTTCTGCACTCCAGATAGACTTTACATATTTGATGTGTGA